The genomic window GGCCCTCTTCCACCTGCTCCTCCGCCCCGCATCGCTGCTGTCCTCCCTGCGCCGCCGTCGCGGTTTCTGGATGGGCTTTAGCCTGCTCCTGACGGCCCTTACCCTGGCCATCGGGCATTCGCCCACGGTCGCCGGACCGCGCCTGTGGTTGGGGTGCTGTGGCGTGTACTTCCAGCCCTCGGAGACCCTGAAACTGGCCCTGCTGGTTTATCTGGCCGGGCAGTTCGCCGATGAGGGTTCCTTTGCCAACGTAGGGGCCAAACCGGGGAGGAAGCCTTGGGCGGCGTTTCTCGGTCCCCTCCTTGCCGTGACCTTGCCGCTGGCCCAGGGCGATTTGGGCACGGCGTTGGTCCTGGTGATGCTGGGCGTCAGCCTGCTCTACCTCGCCAGGGGATGGCCGTGGTTGCCGGGAGCGGCCCTGGTCGGTCTGGTGGCTGCCGGTGTGGCGGGCGCCCTCTTCCTGCCCCTGGTACGGCTGCGCGTCCTCGCCTGGTTACATCCCTGGGCCGATCCCCTGGGCTATGGCTACCAGCCCATCCAAGCCGCGCTGGCCCTGGCCCGGGGCGGCCTGCTGGGCCGCGGCCCCGGCCTGGGTACACCGTACCGCGTGCCTTTGGCGCACTCCGACTTCATTTTTATCGCCCTGGTGGAGGAACTGGGCTTGCTGGGAGGCACCGCCTTGCTCCTGCTGCTGGTCTCTTTGTGGCTGAACGCTTTGCAGGTCGCCGCACAGCGTCAGGATCTCTTTGGCCGCCTGCTGGC from Anaerolineae bacterium includes these protein-coding regions:
- a CDS encoding FtsW/RodA/SpoVE family cell cycle protein → MAAYAAALTLAPRLGGDEVLWLHWPFAFGWSLLAWLTDLRLRRQGVQTAPFWPPAAALVGLGLLALYRLHPFLGLRQTLWALVGLALFHLLLRPASLLSSLRRRRGFWMGFSLLLTALTLAIGHSPTVAGPRLWLGCCGVYFQPSETLKLALLVYLAGQFADEGSFANVGAKPGRKPWAAFLGPLLAVTLPLAQGDLGTALVLVMLGVSLLYLARGWPWLPGAALVGLVAAGVAGALFLPLVRLRVLAWLHPWADPLGYGYQPIQAALALARGGLLGRGPGLGTPYRVPLAHSDFIFIALVEELGLLGGTALLLLLVSLWLNALQVAAQRQDLFGRLLAAGLGVHYGGQSLIILGGNLRLLPVTGLPLPFLAYGGSALVVSFVGLALLLRLAPEAQPGAWQAWPRSLRRLAQGLGLGFLVVAVALILAVG